In a genomic window of Sporosarcina trichiuri:
- a CDS encoding flagellar brake protein, whose translation MRLKIGTSIAIDKDYTENGEKYKSRVVDIEKGCIMIDYPTQLDTGRTAFFIDGTQLLVSFVDELKMAYVFRTEVIGRLNRGIPMLQLTYPGDSGLIKIQRREFVRVESPLDVAIDKDGTVHQLVAEDISAGGMAVNLARASLEQDDIVTATLVLPFKNNSINYVRVNARVVRVWEKEGRPIASLQFDEIDPESRQQVIRLCFERQLKKRNE comes from the coding sequence ATGAGACTTAAAATCGGGACCTCGATTGCAATCGATAAAGATTATACGGAAAACGGCGAGAAATACAAAAGCCGTGTCGTGGATATTGAAAAAGGCTGTATCATGATCGATTATCCGACACAGCTGGATACCGGCCGTACTGCTTTCTTCATTGACGGTACCCAGCTGCTCGTTTCGTTCGTGGACGAATTGAAGATGGCGTATGTCTTTCGGACGGAAGTCATCGGCCGGCTGAACAGGGGCATTCCGATGCTGCAGCTCACATACCCGGGGGACAGCGGACTTATCAAGATCCAGCGCCGGGAGTTTGTCAGGGTGGAATCCCCGCTCGATGTGGCGATCGACAAGGACGGCACTGTGCATCAGCTCGTGGCGGAAGACATCAGTGCCGGCGGGATGGCAGTGAACCTGGCCCGCGCTTCCCTCGAGCAGGATGATATCGTGACTGCAACACTGGTGCTGCCGTTCAAAAACAACTCCATCAACTATGTGCGCGTCAATGCAAGGGTTGTGAGGGTATGGGAGAAGGAAGGGCGACCGATCGCTTCCCTGCAATTCGACGAAATCGATCCCGAATCAAGGCAGCAGGTCATCCGCCTATGTTTTGAGAGGCAGCTGAAGAAACGCAACGAATAG
- the sleB gene encoding spore cortex-lytic enzyme, with the protein MNKRIRSLLAGILLLAVLQLSFSSDTQAFTDRGLAKGAKGDDVIELQARLQYIGFFKGKIDGVFGYQTYWALREFQEKYGLPVDGIAGSKTKRKLVNVSSYDKQFVMDNLRNGKEFTHYGGKPLSSQAKGGSASSGNKTTQMPGKYSEDDLKLLANAVYGESRGEPYEGQVAVAAVILNRIEHPDFPNTVGGVIFQPGAFTAVSDGQIWLTPNERAKEAVIDAMNGWDPSENAIYYFNPVTATSKWIWSRPQIKKIGMHIFCN; encoded by the coding sequence ATGAACAAACGGATACGCTCGCTGCTGGCAGGCATATTACTGCTGGCTGTTCTGCAGCTGTCATTCAGCTCCGATACGCAGGCATTCACAGATCGTGGTCTCGCAAAAGGGGCAAAAGGGGATGACGTCATCGAGCTGCAGGCAAGACTGCAGTACATCGGATTCTTCAAAGGGAAGATCGACGGAGTATTCGGCTATCAGACCTATTGGGCACTCAGGGAATTCCAGGAGAAGTACGGACTGCCTGTCGACGGAATTGCCGGCAGCAAGACAAAAAGGAAATTGGTGAATGTCTCATCTTACGACAAACAATTCGTGATGGACAACTTACGGAATGGGAAAGAGTTCACCCACTATGGCGGAAAACCGCTGTCCAGCCAGGCGAAAGGCGGAAGTGCCTCTTCCGGGAATAAAACGACACAGATGCCTGGAAAGTATAGTGAAGACGATTTGAAACTGCTGGCTAATGCAGTCTATGGAGAATCCCGGGGCGAACCGTATGAAGGGCAGGTTGCGGTGGCAGCAGTCATCCTGAACCGGATCGAACACCCCGACTTCCCGAACACTGTGGGGGGCGTCATCTTCCAGCCGGGGGCATTCACGGCCGTCTCTGACGGGCAGATCTGGCTGACTCCGAATGAACGTGCGAAAGAAGCGGTCATCGACGCGATGAACGGGTGGGATCCTTCGGAGAATGCTATCTATTACTTCAACCCTGTCACGGCAACAAGCAAGTGGATCTGGTCACGCCCGCAGATCAAGAAAATCGGCATGCATATCTTCTGTAACTGA
- a CDS encoding lysophospholipid acyltransferase family protein, which translates to MNLYPLGKAICAAVLRPLYRIQIIGRENFPEESGVLLCTNHIDNLDPPVVGLTAPRPVHFMAKEELFHQPVLKSVLPNVNAFPVKRGLSDRQAIRKALELLRSGQVVGMFPEGTRSKNGELGKGLTGAGFFALKGDAVVMPCAIIGPYRPFRKLKVVYGRPIDMTEYRERKASAEEATEVIMSAIQELLEKNR; encoded by the coding sequence ATGAACTTATATCCGCTCGGTAAAGCAATCTGCGCAGCTGTGCTAAGGCCGCTCTACCGGATCCAGATCATCGGCCGGGAGAACTTCCCCGAGGAATCGGGTGTCCTGCTCTGCACGAACCATATCGACAACCTCGATCCGCCGGTCGTCGGACTGACAGCTCCAAGACCGGTCCATTTCATGGCGAAGGAAGAGCTGTTCCATCAGCCGGTGTTGAAGTCGGTCCTGCCGAATGTCAATGCGTTCCCGGTAAAGCGGGGACTCAGCGACCGTCAGGCGATCCGGAAGGCACTGGAATTATTACGCTCCGGACAAGTGGTCGGAATGTTTCCTGAAGGAACCAGGAGTAAAAACGGGGAATTGGGGAAAGGATTAACAGGAGCAGGTTTTTTCGCATTGAAAGGAGACGCCGTGGTGATGCCCTGTGCCATCATCGGTCCGTACCGTCCATTCCGGAAGCTGAAAGTCGTGTATGGCCGGCCGATCGATATGACGGAATACCGGGAACGGAAAGCCTCCGCGGAAGAGGCGACGGAAGTCATCATGTCGGCAATCCAGGAACTGCTGGAAAAAAACCGCTGA
- the spoIVA gene encoding stage IV sporulation protein A codes for MKEELYENLARRTDGDIYIGVVGPVRVGKSTFVKRVMEEVVIPNMSEQADRTRAQDELPQSSPGPVIMTAEPKFVPAQGTAVSVGDGELSFQIRLADCVGYVIDGVKGYEDEDGPKYVHTPWHNEPIPFEEAARIGTDKVIRDHSTIGILLTTDGTVNNIPRSAAEIAETEIVGKLKEIGKPFVIVLNSKMPAHEKTVQLRQQLHETYGVPVIAISADQLNAQEIQLILKEALYEFPITQIDLQKPDWMDVLGPEHMLNAQIDDIINEGFLEASKIRKVQQLAERLNEEDYIKHADVIEVDAGKGKATLDLKITEETYLAVCESYMDTEMKTKKDWLLFIQDAVKAKKSYDMFAEAIDTAKKEGYGVALPTIADFEPTQPELIKQDSFYGVRMKATAPALHVIRIDMEAEFAPLIGSEFHSHHLLKELKNAYLHDREALWETQLFGTPLHEVLKESIRFKTSSVPTSARRRLRETIEKMVNEGNKGMVTFIV; via the coding sequence ATGAAAGAAGAACTATATGAAAACTTGGCCAGACGGACGGATGGGGATATCTATATCGGAGTGGTCGGCCCTGTCCGGGTCGGAAAGTCCACATTTGTCAAACGTGTCATGGAAGAAGTCGTAATCCCGAATATGAGCGAACAGGCAGACCGGACGCGTGCGCAGGATGAACTTCCGCAAAGCTCGCCGGGTCCGGTCATCATGACAGCCGAGCCGAAATTCGTCCCCGCACAAGGTACCGCTGTGTCGGTAGGGGACGGCGAACTGTCCTTCCAGATCCGTCTGGCGGACTGTGTGGGCTACGTCATCGACGGCGTGAAAGGGTATGAAGACGAGGACGGTCCGAAGTATGTGCATACCCCTTGGCACAACGAACCGATCCCGTTCGAGGAAGCCGCACGCATCGGCACTGACAAAGTGATCCGTGACCACTCGACAATCGGCATCCTGCTGACAACTGACGGAACGGTGAACAACATCCCGCGTTCCGCCGCTGAAATTGCGGAAACGGAGATCGTCGGAAAGCTGAAAGAAATCGGGAAGCCATTTGTCATCGTCCTGAATTCCAAGATGCCGGCCCATGAAAAGACGGTCCAGCTCAGACAGCAGCTGCACGAAACCTACGGGGTACCCGTCATCGCCATCAGCGCAGACCAGCTGAATGCCCAGGAGATCCAGCTGATCCTGAAAGAAGCGCTCTATGAATTCCCGATCACCCAGATCGATCTGCAGAAGCCGGATTGGATGGATGTCCTGGGTCCCGAGCATATGCTCAACGCACAGATCGATGACATCATCAATGAAGGATTCCTGGAAGCATCAAAAATCAGGAAAGTGCAACAGCTGGCGGAACGTCTCAATGAAGAAGACTATATCAAGCATGCGGATGTCATCGAGGTGGATGCCGGGAAAGGGAAAGCGACACTGGACCTGAAGATCACGGAAGAGACCTACCTGGCCGTGTGCGAGTCCTACATGGATACGGAGATGAAAACGAAGAAAGACTGGCTGCTGTTCATCCAGGATGCAGTGAAGGCGAAGAAATCATACGATATGTTCGCCGAGGCAATCGACACAGCCAAGAAAGAAGGCTATGGGGTTGCGCTGCCGACGATTGCAGACTTCGAACCGACACAGCCGGAGCTTATCAAGCAAGATTCCTTCTATGGAGTCCGTATGAAGGCGACCGCTCCTGCCCTGCATGTGATCCGGATCGATATGGAAGCCGAATTCGCGCCGCTGATCGGCTCGGAATTCCACAGCCACCACCTGCTCAAGGAGCTGAAGAACGCCTACCTGCATGATCGTGAAGCACTGTGGGAGACACAGCTGTTCGGCACGCCTCTCCATGAAGTGCTGAAAGAAAGCATTCGTTTCAAGACATCGTCAGTCCCGACCAGCGCGAGACGGAGACTGCGTGAAACGATCGAAAAAATGGTTAATGAAGGAAATAAAGGGATGGTGACATTTATCGTCTGA
- the der gene encoding ribosome biogenesis GTPase Der, which yields MSKPTVAIVGRPNVGKSTIFNRIVGERISIVEDVSGVTRDRIYSSAEWLTHDFNLIDTGGIDIGDEPFLEQIRAQAEIAIEEADVIIFLTNGREGVTNGDEQVAKILYKTKKPVVLAVNKVDNPEMREMIYDFYSLGFGDPYPISGSHGLGLGDLLDGVAASFPEPAAEEIEEDVIRFSLIGRPNVGKSSLVNALLGEDRVIVSDVAGTTTDAIDSLYEYEGQKFRIIDTAGMRKKGKVYENTEKYSVLRALKAIDRSDVVLIVLNGEEGIREQDKRIAGYAEEAGKGVLFVVNKWDALEKDEKTMNRFTEDIRKNFLFLDYAPVAYVSAKTKQRVRTLFDLITTISENHSLRIQSSVLNEVIEDAVARNPAPSDKGKRLRIYYTTQVAVRPPAFVVFVNDTELMHFSYERFLQNRLRESFGFEGTPIRIITRARS from the coding sequence ATGAGTAAACCAACAGTAGCCATCGTCGGACGGCCGAACGTCGGCAAATCGACGATCTTCAACCGGATTGTCGGTGAGCGGATTTCAATCGTGGAAGACGTTTCGGGCGTCACACGTGACCGGATCTACAGCTCAGCGGAATGGCTGACACATGATTTCAATCTGATTGATACAGGGGGCATCGACATTGGCGATGAACCGTTTTTGGAACAAATACGGGCCCAGGCGGAAATTGCGATCGAAGAAGCCGATGTGATCATCTTCCTGACGAATGGCCGTGAAGGCGTGACGAACGGTGATGAGCAGGTCGCGAAAATTCTATACAAAACAAAAAAGCCGGTCGTCCTGGCCGTCAACAAAGTCGATAACCCTGAAATGCGTGAGATGATCTATGATTTCTATTCACTCGGCTTTGGCGACCCATATCCGATTTCCGGTTCCCACGGTCTCGGTCTCGGAGACCTGCTGGACGGTGTCGCAGCCAGTTTCCCCGAGCCTGCAGCAGAAGAGATCGAGGAAGACGTCATCCGTTTCTCCTTGATCGGCCGGCCGAACGTCGGGAAGTCCTCGCTTGTCAACGCGCTTCTGGGTGAAGACCGTGTGATTGTCAGCGACGTTGCCGGAACGACGACAGACGCCATTGACTCGCTGTACGAGTATGAAGGTCAGAAGTTCAGGATCATCGATACCGCCGGCATGCGGAAAAAAGGCAAGGTGTATGAAAACACGGAGAAGTACAGTGTCCTGCGTGCATTGAAAGCGATCGACCGCTCGGATGTCGTACTCATCGTGCTCAATGGTGAAGAAGGGATCCGTGAACAGGACAAGCGGATTGCCGGCTATGCGGAAGAAGCGGGTAAGGGTGTACTCTTCGTCGTGAATAAATGGGATGCCCTCGAAAAAGATGAGAAGACGATGAACCGTTTCACGGAAGACATCCGCAAGAACTTCCTGTTCCTGGATTATGCGCCGGTCGCCTATGTGTCGGCAAAGACGAAACAGCGGGTGCGGACATTGTTCGACCTGATTACGACAATCAGTGAGAATCACTCCCTCCGTATCCAGTCGAGCGTCCTGAACGAAGTGATCGAAGACGCGGTGGCACGAAATCCGGCGCCTTCCGATAAAGGGAAGCGTCTGCGCATCTATTACACGACCCAGGTGGCTGTCAGACCGCCTGCATTCGTCGTATTCGTGAATGATACGGAACTCATGCACTTTTCGTACGAACGTTTCCTTCAGAACCGTCTGAGGGAGTCGTTCGGTTTCGAAGGGACACCGATCCGTATCATCACCCGCGCACGCAGCTGA
- the cmk gene encoding (d)CMP kinase — MNRGIQIAIDGPAAAGKSTIARITAEKLGYTYIDTGAMYRALTYSALQQHIDVNDDQALSSLLERMEIELLPSPEGQLVRVDGKDVTEAIRSQEVTANVSAAAAQPTVRGLMAEKQRLLANASGVVMDGRDIGTAVLPDAELKIFMTASVEERAARRYAENVRRGIDCTMDDLCRDIAERDKADTERITSPLKQAADAVFIDTTALTIEQVADTIIRHAEMRMDS; from the coding sequence ATGAACAGAGGAATTCAAATTGCGATCGACGGCCCGGCAGCTGCCGGGAAAAGCACGATTGCGCGGATAACAGCGGAAAAACTGGGCTATACCTATATCGATACAGGAGCCATGTACAGAGCCCTGACATACAGCGCCCTTCAGCAGCATATAGATGTCAATGACGATCAGGCGCTCTCATCATTGCTCGAACGGATGGAAATCGAGCTGCTTCCTTCTCCGGAAGGCCAGCTGGTGAGGGTGGACGGCAAAGATGTCACGGAAGCGATCCGCTCCCAGGAAGTCACGGCCAATGTGTCAGCAGCAGCAGCCCAGCCGACCGTCCGCGGACTGATGGCGGAAAAACAGCGGCTCCTGGCGAATGCCTCAGGCGTCGTCATGGATGGCAGGGATATCGGCACCGCCGTTCTGCCGGATGCTGAGCTGAAGATATTCATGACCGCTTCGGTGGAGGAACGTGCAGCACGGCGGTATGCGGAAAATGTAAGAAGAGGGATAGACTGTACAATGGATGACCTGTGCAGAGACATTGCGGAGCGTGACAAGGCGGATACGGAACGCATCACTTCACCGTTGAAGCAGGCGGCAGATGCGGTGTTCATCGACACGACCGCTCTCACTATCGAACAAGTCGCCGACACTATCATCCGCCATGCAGAAATGAGGATGGACTCATGA
- a CDS encoding HU family DNA-binding protein: MNKTELINSVAEAAGLSKKDATKAVETVFETIQDALAKGEKVQLIGFGNFEVRERAARKGRNPQSGEEIEIAASKVPAFKAGKALKDAVK; this comes from the coding sequence ATGAACAAAACTGAATTGATCAACTCCGTAGCAGAGGCAGCAGGTCTTTCGAAGAAAGATGCGACAAAAGCTGTTGAAACTGTTTTCGAAACAATCCAAGACGCTCTTGCAAAGGGTGAAAAGGTGCAATTGATCGGCTTCGGTAACTTCGAAGTACGCGAGCGCGCTGCTCGTAAAGGCCGTAACCCTCAATCAGGCGAAGAGATTGAAATTGCAGCAAGCAAAGTACCAGCGTTCAAAGCAGGAAAAGCTTTGAAAGATGCGGTAAAGTGA
- a CDS encoding PepSY1/2 domain-containing protein: MKRFSFLALFAIFSLSVYAYTTNIQKKDLQNALSVQYAKNIADASAKLQELDTAVKKTMLFNEGEGDLRAREDIWRLSSDIQQSVSSLPLDPHFSSVWMNYLSRLGKFAKTGPEQTEPREFHAVMDKASGNIENLSNEWAAATADMASGNLSMEEWQQRMDSEKASFDWKGLSASVQQYTESVFPLTASESDALKKKELKHIEDPAISKEQALDKFKKLFPDTADQVIDLKKSKPGSPYPFYHIRFSDQESVGYIDITEKGGHVLSFLTERPAGNGRLDAVTVQKQVEQFLKVAGYTDVVFEEVRENDTAFHFVYTRQEPLHKAKVLSDTIQIKASKEDGRIAGVNAAEYIRKEQLKDQPIVKIDWNTFFHKQVKVNREELVYAENEHGRQRLAYALTVTMEENGETGTYIVLVDTETKEVIRTEQQK, translated from the coding sequence ATGAAACGATTCAGTTTTCTGGCGCTGTTCGCTATTTTTTCTCTGAGCGTATATGCATATACGACGAACATCCAAAAGAAAGATCTCCAAAACGCCCTGTCAGTGCAGTATGCGAAAAACATTGCTGATGCTTCAGCCAAACTGCAGGAGCTCGACACTGCCGTGAAAAAGACGATGCTGTTCAACGAAGGGGAAGGTGATCTGAGGGCGAGGGAAGATATATGGCGGCTGTCGTCCGATATTCAGCAGTCCGTTTCGTCACTTCCGCTCGATCCCCATTTCTCGTCTGTCTGGATGAATTACTTGAGCAGGCTCGGAAAGTTTGCGAAGACCGGACCCGAACAGACGGAGCCGCGTGAGTTCCATGCCGTCATGGATAAGGCCTCCGGAAATATCGAAAACCTGTCGAATGAGTGGGCGGCGGCAACAGCCGATATGGCAAGCGGCAACCTGTCGATGGAGGAATGGCAGCAGCGGATGGACAGTGAGAAAGCGTCATTCGACTGGAAAGGTTTGAGTGCGTCCGTGCAGCAATATACGGAAAGCGTATTCCCGCTCACCGCCAGCGAGTCGGATGCCCTGAAAAAGAAAGAGCTGAAACATATAGAGGACCCTGCAATTTCGAAAGAGCAGGCCCTGGACAAGTTCAAGAAACTGTTCCCCGACACGGCAGACCAGGTGATAGACCTGAAAAAAAGCAAACCTGGATCCCCGTATCCGTTCTATCATATCCGGTTTTCCGATCAGGAATCGGTCGGTTACATCGATATAACCGAAAAAGGCGGCCATGTGCTGTCCTTCTTGACCGAACGGCCGGCAGGGAACGGCAGATTGGATGCAGTGACGGTGCAGAAGCAAGTCGAACAATTCCTGAAGGTAGCGGGCTATACCGATGTCGTATTCGAGGAAGTCAGGGAGAATGACACGGCATTCCACTTCGTCTACACCCGCCAGGAGCCTCTGCATAAGGCGAAAGTTCTCTCCGACACAATCCAGATCAAAGCTTCCAAGGAAGACGGCAGGATAGCAGGGGTCAACGCTGCGGAATACATCCGGAAAGAACAGCTGAAAGACCAGCCGATCGTGAAAATCGACTGGAATACGTTCTTCCATAAGCAAGTGAAAGTGAACCGCGAGGAACTCGTCTATGCGGAAAATGAGCATGGGAGGCAGCGCCTGGCGTACGCACTGACCGTCACAATGGAGGAGAATGGGGAAACCGGGACATATATCGTGCTGGTCGATACCGAGACGAAAGAGGTCATCCGGACAGAACAGCAAAAATAA
- a CDS encoding NAD(P)H-dependent glycerol-3-phosphate dehydrogenase, whose translation MKNVSVIGAGSWGTALAFVLAENGHNCLIWSRRQEQTDEINEHHTNSSYLNDCILPESLRGTSDLKAAVDHADILIVAVPTKGIREIGRQLDQLIERPVTIVHVSKGIEPDTQKRITEMLAEEIRPAVRKALVVLSGPSHAEEVVLRHPTTVSAASDDLAAAEEIQNLFMNSYFRVYTNQDVLGVELGGALKNVIALAAGITDGLAYGDNAKAALITRGLAEITRLGVKMGANPSTFAGLAGMGDLIVTANSVHSRNWRAGNMLGKGQTLEEVTAGMGMVIEGVRTTKAAHQLAAHYGVSMPLTEALYSVLFEGHEPREAVDWLMNRDRKKETDQFTD comes from the coding sequence TTGAAAAATGTCTCTGTAATCGGGGCAGGGAGCTGGGGAACCGCCCTTGCATTCGTCCTCGCAGAAAATGGACACAACTGTCTGATCTGGAGCAGACGCCAGGAACAGACCGATGAAATAAATGAGCACCATACCAATTCGTCCTACTTGAACGACTGCATTCTTCCGGAATCCCTGCGCGGCACCTCCGATCTGAAAGCGGCAGTCGACCATGCGGATATCCTGATAGTGGCCGTGCCGACCAAAGGGATCCGCGAAATTGGCAGGCAGCTGGACCAACTCATCGAACGGCCTGTGACAATTGTACACGTTTCCAAAGGAATCGAACCGGATACACAGAAACGGATCACTGAAATGCTGGCAGAGGAGATCCGTCCTGCAGTCCGGAAAGCGCTGGTCGTCCTGTCTGGTCCGTCCCATGCGGAGGAAGTGGTCCTGCGCCATCCGACAACGGTCTCTGCGGCCTCGGATGATCTCGCTGCAGCAGAGGAAATCCAAAATTTGTTCATGAATTCCTATTTCCGGGTCTATACGAATCAGGACGTGCTCGGTGTCGAGCTCGGCGGTGCGCTGAAGAATGTCATCGCGCTGGCAGCCGGCATTACGGACGGCCTGGCATACGGGGATAATGCGAAAGCGGCATTGATCACCCGCGGGCTTGCCGAGATCACGCGCCTAGGTGTCAAAATGGGTGCCAATCCATCGACCTTCGCAGGACTGGCGGGCATGGGGGATCTCATCGTGACTGCCAACAGTGTCCATTCCAGGAACTGGAGAGCCGGCAATATGCTCGGCAAAGGGCAGACGCTGGAAGAGGTGACGGCAGGGATGGGCATGGTCATCGAGGGCGTGCGCACGACCAAAGCGGCCCACCAGCTGGCTGCTCATTACGGCGTTTCCATGCCGCTGACGGAAGCCCTCTACTCGGTCTTGTTCGAAGGTCACGAACCGAGGGAAGCAGTCGACTGGCTGATGAACAGGGACAGGAAGAAAGAAACTGACCAGTTCACTGACTGA
- the rpsA gene encoding 30S ribosomal protein S1 — protein MTEEMNVEAMDGYNEGDRVTGKVTKIEDKSVTVEIPGAPFDGVIPISELSSLHIETASDAVKDGDELELSIIKVEDDAYVLSKRKVDAEDAWDALEEKFNNNETITTEVKDVVKGGLVVDLGVRGFIPASLVEDHFVESFEDYKGRTMDFKIVEMDKEKNRLILSHRAVIQEEKSSKKDEVLADLEEGQVLDGTVQRIASFGAFVDLGGVDGLVHISQIAHGHVEKVSDVLKEGDKVQVKVLSVDRDAERISLSIKETLAGPWEGIEEKAPKGTVLEGTVKRLVSYGAFVEVFPGVEGLVHISRISHQHIGTPNEVLSEGQTVEVKVLDVNPIEKRLSLSIKDLTDKEEESYDDYEMPEEPSGFSISDVIGDQLKKFSE, from the coding sequence ATGACTGAAGAGATGAATGTAGAAGCGATGGATGGATATAACGAAGGAGACCGCGTGACAGGTAAAGTCACTAAAATCGAAGACAAGTCAGTTACCGTGGAAATCCCTGGAGCTCCGTTTGACGGTGTGATCCCGATCAGCGAGCTGTCCAGCCTTCACATTGAAACGGCATCTGACGCTGTGAAAGACGGGGACGAACTCGAACTGTCCATCATCAAGGTCGAAGATGATGCCTATGTGCTGTCCAAGCGGAAAGTGGATGCGGAAGATGCCTGGGATGCACTCGAGGAGAAATTCAATAACAATGAAACGATCACCACAGAAGTGAAGGACGTAGTGAAAGGCGGCCTCGTCGTCGATCTGGGTGTCCGCGGCTTCATCCCCGCTTCCCTGGTGGAAGATCATTTCGTGGAATCATTCGAAGATTACAAAGGACGCACGATGGATTTCAAGATTGTCGAGATGGACAAGGAGAAGAACCGTCTTATCCTTTCCCACCGCGCAGTCATCCAGGAAGAGAAGTCTTCCAAGAAAGACGAAGTGCTTGCTGATCTGGAAGAAGGTCAGGTGCTCGACGGCACTGTTCAGCGGATTGCATCATTCGGTGCGTTCGTCGATCTGGGCGGCGTGGACGGCCTTGTGCACATTTCACAAATCGCACACGGCCACGTCGAGAAAGTGTCCGATGTCCTGAAGGAAGGGGACAAGGTGCAGGTGAAGGTCCTGTCAGTCGACCGTGATGCAGAACGTATCAGCCTGTCCATCAAGGAAACGCTTGCTGGTCCTTGGGAAGGAATCGAAGAAAAGGCTCCTAAAGGTACTGTCCTCGAAGGAACTGTGAAGCGCCTTGTCTCGTACGGGGCATTCGTGGAAGTGTTCCCAGGCGTGGAAGGGCTTGTCCATATCTCCCGCATCTCCCACCAGCACATCGGAACGCCGAACGAAGTGCTGTCTGAAGGGCAGACAGTCGAAGTGAAGGTGCTGGACGTCAATCCAATCGAGAAGCGCCTGTCACTGAGCATCAAAGACCTGACAGACAAGGAAGAGGAGTCTTACGACGATTATGAAATGCCTGAAGAACCATCAGGTTTCTCGATCAGCGACGTCATCGGTGACCAGCTGAAGAAGTTCTCTGAATAA
- the folE gene encoding GTP cyclohydrolase I FolE, translating to MEENNLRKIEQAVTMILEAIGEDPGREGLLDTPKRVAKMYGEVFSGMDEDPRDYFKTIFHEQHDEMVLVKDIPFYSMCEHHLVPFFGVAHIAYIPRDGAVAGLSKLARAVETAAKRPQLQERITTTIADAMMDMLKPLGVYVIIEAEHMCMTMRGVKKPGSKTVTTAARGIYEHDDVKRSEILSLVK from the coding sequence ATGGAGGAAAATAATCTGCGCAAGATCGAACAGGCGGTGACGATGATCCTGGAGGCGATCGGTGAGGACCCGGGCCGGGAAGGTCTCCTGGATACACCGAAACGCGTAGCGAAGATGTACGGTGAAGTTTTTTCCGGCATGGATGAAGACCCGCGGGACTATTTCAAGACGATCTTCCATGAACAGCACGACGAAATGGTCCTGGTGAAAGACATTCCGTTCTACTCGATGTGCGAGCATCATCTCGTTCCGTTCTTCGGTGTTGCCCACATCGCCTATATTCCGCGTGACGGCGCCGTCGCAGGTCTCAGCAAGCTGGCAAGGGCTGTCGAGACGGCAGCAAAACGCCCGCAGCTGCAGGAAAGGATCACGACGACCATTGCGGATGCGATGATGGACATGCTGAAACCCCTTGGTGTATACGTGATCATCGAGGCGGAGCATATGTGCATGACGATGCGGGGAGTCAAGAAACCAGGTTCCAAAACCGTGACAACCGCCGCCCGCGGTATCTATGAACACGACGATGTCAAACGGTCGGAGATCCTGTCACTTGTAAAGTAG
- a CDS encoding DUF2768 domain-containing protein — MWLSFYAMGCMVISMGLIHLSRTKIKNKIVSILFAIIAYALLLFSFFAMVYLVFNGPTGGA, encoded by the coding sequence ATGTGGCTATCGTTTTATGCGATGGGTTGCATGGTGATTTCCATGGGACTCATCCATCTGAGCCGAACAAAAATAAAAAACAAGATTGTAAGCATCCTGTTTGCAATCATTGCCTATGCACTGCTGCTCTTTTCGTTTTTCGCAATGGTCTATCTTGTATTCAATGGACCGACAGGAGGCGCATAA